One window from the genome of Nocardia higoensis encodes:
- a CDS encoding polysaccharide deacetylase family protein: protein MRQRMWLVVASVVSILLVVGIGGYQLVSARSFQLAGELVDRAETDERVIALTLDDGPSNRTPEVLRVLDDLDVPATFYLNGRDVDAGPEHTRAIMAAGHELGNHTYTHRRMLFVSPGTVREEVEKTDAALRGIGYQGPITFRPPYGKKLWTLPRYLAEHNRTTVMWDVEPDSGVTATADAIADQAVREAGPGSIILLHVMYGNAVESLAAIPRIVEDLRAQGYRFVTVSGLLNS, encoded by the coding sequence ATGCGACAGAGGATGTGGCTGGTTGTGGCCAGCGTCGTCAGTATACTGCTCGTGGTGGGGATCGGGGGGTACCAATTGGTGAGTGCGCGGTCGTTCCAGCTCGCCGGTGAACTGGTGGACCGGGCGGAGACAGACGAGAGGGTCATCGCGCTGACCCTCGACGATGGCCCCAGCAATCGAACCCCCGAGGTCTTGCGGGTACTCGACGACCTCGACGTGCCCGCCACCTTCTATCTCAACGGCCGCGATGTCGACGCCGGTCCCGAGCACACCCGCGCCATCATGGCGGCCGGTCACGAACTCGGCAACCACACCTATACCCACCGCCGCATGCTCTTCGTCTCGCCCGGCACCGTGCGCGAGGAGGTCGAGAAGACCGACGCAGCCCTGCGCGGCATCGGTTACCAGGGCCCGATCACCTTCCGCCCGCCCTACGGCAAGAAGCTCTGGACTCTGCCCCGCTATCTGGCCGAGCACAACCGCACTACTGTCATGTGGGACGTGGAACCGGATTCCGGCGTCACCGCCACCGCCGACGCCATCGCTGATCAGGCCGTCCGGGAAGCGGGCCCCGGTTCGATCATCCTGCTGCATGTCATGTACGGCAACGCCGTCGAATCCCTGGCCGCTATCCCCCGCATCGTCGAGGATCTGCGCGCCCAGGGGTACCGCTTCGTCACGGTCTCGGGATTGCTGAACAGCTGA
- a CDS encoding VOC family protein has protein sequence MQITATALSLNVADPAASARFVTEHFGFTEQMSADGFISLARPDAGNLIFLRTGLPTFKPAEIAGSAGEGLLVVFVVEDIDAEYERLRGEGVPIVTPIETEEWGERYSQMRDPNGIIFQLVQWV, from the coding sequence TTGCAGATCACCGCTACCGCCCTGTCCCTGAACGTCGCGGACCCCGCCGCGTCGGCCCGCTTCGTCACCGAACACTTCGGCTTCACCGAGCAGATGTCCGCCGACGGCTTCATCTCGCTCGCCCGCCCGGACGCGGGAAACCTGATCTTCCTGCGCACCGGGCTGCCCACCTTCAAGCCCGCCGAGATCGCGGGCAGCGCCGGCGAGGGCTTGCTCGTCGTCTTCGTGGTCGAGGACATCGACGCGGAGTACGAGCGGCTGCGCGGCGAAGGCGTCCCGATCGTCACGCCGATCGAGACCGAGGAGTGGGGCGAGCGCTACTCCCAGATGCGCGACCCGAACGGCATCATCTTCCAGCTGGTGCAATGGGTCTGA
- a CDS encoding TetR/AcrR family transcriptional regulator, with protein MSLKPVRSLLIDALVSSPDEGDTTDAAILQASIDCLSRHGIERMTVADVAADAGVGRATVLRRFVSKEELVRRALAWELARVVDRFHEAIDAIEDPLERAIEWIVQAVRVARAHPVARRLVEDNAALPVMRDPAVAAMLVGSVRHELDGLARRAGVDIDTAVAAELVARFFAWVRELSTAMHTRFVSANIFGSTALELIPMPGGEAIGPSMVLDLGDVGDYTVTTVLRDSGRLLRPRRRARHQQCRGEQRRHLLGEGDRAVNRIRQLRGHRVQQVPHPGRGRDARGKPLRAGRTGLRAPELDPREPGAWTPRPRPRNTRCASRQSTSVTSTPGARHSPTASASNSPPSSKPLSTWWAPG; from the coding sequence ATGAGTCTCAAGCCGGTGCGTTCGCTGCTGATCGATGCACTGGTCTCGTCGCCTGACGAAGGGGATACCACCGACGCGGCCATCCTTCAGGCGTCCATCGACTGCCTCAGCAGGCACGGCATCGAGAGGATGACCGTCGCCGATGTCGCCGCGGACGCCGGAGTGGGGCGGGCGACGGTGCTCCGGCGCTTCGTCTCGAAAGAGGAACTCGTGCGCCGTGCGCTGGCCTGGGAACTCGCGCGCGTCGTCGACCGGTTCCACGAGGCCATCGATGCGATCGAGGACCCGCTGGAGCGGGCGATCGAGTGGATCGTGCAGGCCGTTCGCGTGGCGCGCGCCCATCCGGTGGCGCGCAGACTGGTCGAGGACAACGCCGCGCTGCCGGTGATGCGCGATCCCGCGGTGGCCGCCATGCTGGTCGGCTCGGTGCGACACGAACTCGACGGCCTGGCCAGGCGCGCGGGCGTCGATATCGACACCGCGGTGGCAGCGGAGCTGGTCGCCCGATTCTTCGCCTGGGTGCGTGAACTGTCCACAGCCATGCACACCCGCTTCGTCTCCGCCAATATCTTCGGCTCGACTGCCCTGGAATTGATCCCGATGCCGGGCGGCGAGGCAATCGGCCCGAGCATGGTGCTCGATCTCGGCGATGTCGGCGACTACACCGTCACCACGGTCCTGCGCGACTCGGGCCGCCTGCTTCGCCCGCGCCGTCGTGCGCGCCACCAGCAGTGCCGAGGCGAGCAACGGCGCCATCTGCTCGGTGAGGGCGACCGAGCTGTCAATCGAATCCGACAGCTGCGTGGTCACCGGGTCCAGCAAGTACCGCATCCCGGTCGAGGGCGAGATGCGCGTGGAAAACCTCTCCGCGCTGGGCGAACCGGTCTTCGCGCTCCGGAGCTCGATCCGAGGGAACCGGGCGCCTGGACACCGAGGCCGCGGCCTCGGAATACGCGCTGCGCGTCTCGGCAGTCGACTTCCGTGACCTCGACGCCTGGCGCAAGGCACTCACCGACGGCGTCAGCCAGCAACTCGCCCCCAAGCTCGAAGCCGCTGTCGACGTGGTGGGCCCCTGGCTGA
- a CDS encoding N-6 DNA methylase, protein MKIGEPMNHPERTAEAFPDRHVRLSDIAKAIGVPKPTCSNWKKRHADFPSPVEHADGRELYAASEMARWLDNRPVRSAQRRSGEPLETTYGDRFRQALRARRQIVDDYENGTDHAASVRDLLGPLCRKFAASGVSELDYLDAALLLVFARLCASDSWKSRVSGRWRHSTAELVSAVVGTANEALRSYGLAFGAESSLGRLRSARAADVAALVADCDKLGVRGFEAILDRTLDIAATDSSDYGTPAEVARLMAECAAPRPEEVTAIVDLFVRAGELPLAVLRGHPAPQSVSVQGAGRDTNSLRRAGLNLAVHGTVPQFDVDGRRPWHRKIDAAFDAVLVNPPFNQPFSDSGVPGGWMFGTPPVHNHNMAWVQTAVAALTEAGRAAVLMPASAGVSPNPAEAEIRRRLVESGAVVAIVGLPGQIFPKSAVDTALWILRRPAEPRPVVFVDARKMMQRPTEKSRPRLVGVEQIAHMIRDADEFDSGSARSLPSGGQAVSVHIGAIRRQEFFLLPQHYLTSVERQADEQWNTVCKVEEAFAAAERQVVDIGQEMSRHQVSRLDREEQPQWSERPLGELCEIQSGPSSTLKFEYDPRGPMRVLHPKNVRPRALSSVGEDAHAYGHSTRGRLDKYTVRAGDLVLVRVASIGRCAIVGHDHDGSVISTNLTRLRIRDPRLITADYLLEWLLRPDVIEWMWSHASVNSVPSLSARVLGKTTVRFPAVEQQNVMAAALATFNRQVDAYRAAAEAADRRRDEIADALFRGVATVEGDTVRP, encoded by the coding sequence ATGAAGATTGGTGAACCGATGAACCACCCCGAACGTACCGCCGAGGCGTTTCCGGACCGCCATGTACGGCTGTCCGACATCGCCAAGGCGATCGGCGTACCGAAGCCCACCTGTAGCAACTGGAAGAAGCGTCATGCCGACTTCCCGTCTCCGGTGGAGCATGCTGACGGGCGCGAACTCTATGCCGCCTCTGAAATGGCCAGATGGCTCGATAATCGGCCAGTCCGCTCGGCGCAGCGTCGGTCCGGCGAGCCGCTCGAGACCACCTATGGAGATCGCTTCCGGCAGGCGCTGCGGGCACGCAGGCAGATTGTCGACGACTACGAGAACGGCACGGACCACGCAGCATCTGTCCGTGACCTGCTCGGGCCGCTGTGTCGCAAGTTCGCAGCGTCGGGCGTTTCGGAGCTGGACTATCTCGACGCCGCCCTCTTGCTCGTATTCGCGAGGCTGTGTGCGTCGGACAGTTGGAAAAGCCGCGTCTCGGGACGCTGGCGGCACTCCACCGCCGAACTGGTGAGCGCGGTAGTGGGGACTGCGAACGAGGCGCTGCGCTCCTATGGGCTCGCGTTCGGCGCCGAGAGCAGCCTCGGACGTCTGCGCTCGGCACGTGCTGCCGATGTCGCGGCATTGGTGGCCGACTGCGACAAGCTCGGGGTGCGCGGCTTCGAGGCGATCCTGGACCGGACCTTGGATATTGCCGCAACCGACAGCAGTGACTACGGCACTCCCGCGGAAGTGGCCAGGCTGATGGCCGAATGCGCCGCCCCGCGTCCTGAGGAGGTGACCGCGATAGTCGATCTGTTTGTCCGGGCCGGGGAGCTTCCGCTCGCGGTACTGCGCGGTCACCCGGCACCGCAGTCGGTGTCCGTACAAGGTGCCGGGCGTGACACGAACTCCCTGCGCCGGGCAGGACTGAATCTTGCTGTGCACGGGACCGTGCCGCAGTTCGATGTCGATGGTCGCAGGCCGTGGCACCGGAAGATCGATGCGGCATTCGACGCCGTACTGGTGAACCCGCCGTTCAATCAGCCGTTCTCCGACAGCGGTGTTCCTGGCGGGTGGATGTTCGGCACGCCGCCTGTTCACAACCACAATATGGCCTGGGTGCAGACTGCTGTCGCGGCGCTGACCGAAGCCGGACGCGCGGCCGTCTTGATGCCTGCCTCGGCCGGAGTCAGCCCGAACCCGGCGGAAGCCGAGATTCGCCGTCGCCTGGTGGAGTCCGGTGCCGTCGTCGCGATAGTCGGGCTGCCCGGGCAGATCTTCCCGAAATCAGCGGTGGACACCGCACTGTGGATCCTCCGCCGTCCGGCCGAGCCGAGACCGGTCGTCTTCGTCGATGCCCGGAAGATGATGCAGCGGCCGACCGAGAAATCGCGACCTCGCTTGGTCGGCGTCGAGCAGATTGCACATATGATTCGCGATGCGGACGAGTTCGACAGCGGTTCTGCGCGATCGCTGCCCTCCGGCGGTCAGGCGGTGTCAGTGCACATCGGTGCCATCCGCCGACAGGAGTTCTTCTTGCTGCCACAGCACTACTTGACGTCGGTGGAAAGACAGGCCGACGAGCAGTGGAACACGGTGTGCAAAGTCGAGGAGGCCTTTGCGGCGGCCGAGCGCCAGGTAGTGGATATCGGGCAGGAGATGTCGCGCCATCAGGTCAGCCGTCTTGACCGCGAGGAGCAGCCGCAGTGGAGCGAGCGCCCACTCGGCGAGCTTTGCGAGATCCAGTCGGGGCCGTCGAGCACCTTGAAATTCGAGTACGACCCTCGCGGGCCGATGCGCGTCCTGCATCCCAAAAATGTTCGGCCCAGGGCACTTTCCTCTGTGGGCGAAGACGCACATGCGTACGGACACAGCACGCGGGGGCGGCTGGACAAATACACGGTCCGTGCCGGCGACCTGGTCCTGGTTCGGGTGGCCTCGATCGGCAGATGCGCGATTGTCGGTCATGATCACGATGGATCGGTGATCTCCACCAACCTCACTCGGCTGCGCATTCGCGATCCGCGCCTCATCACCGCAGATTATCTATTGGAGTGGCTGCTGCGGCCCGATGTCATCGAATGGATGTGGTCGCACGCCTCGGTCAATTCGGTCCCCTCCTTGAGCGCAAGAGTTCTCGGAAAAACCACTGTGCGGTTCCCCGCGGTCGAGCAGCAGAACGTCATGGCAGCGGCGCTGGCGACCTTCAACAGGCAGGTGGATGCCTATCGGGCGGCCGCCGAAGCGGCCGATCGCCGTCGCGACGAGATCGCTGACGCGCTGTTCAGGGGTGTGGCTACGGTCGAGGGCGATACCGTCCGACCCTGA
- the urtE gene encoding urea ABC transporter ATP-binding subunit UrtE: MLELVDIRSGYGRTEVVHGVSLTVPDDSVVAVMGHNGAGKTTLLRTAVGLIGATSGEIRFDGENITRYSPSKRVKRGIAYVPQGQQSFPQLTTAENLQVVADGRKRGKALIEQSLDLFPALRELLTRKAGLLSGGQRQQLAIARALITEPKLLILDEPTEGIQPSVVAEIERTIIDLTRRGGLSVLLVEQHIGFALQAAQRYYVLESGRVTSSGEGGKGAETAVRAAMAI; this comes from the coding sequence ATGCTCGAACTCGTTGACATCAGGTCCGGCTACGGACGCACCGAGGTCGTCCACGGCGTCTCGCTGACCGTCCCCGACGACAGCGTGGTCGCCGTCATGGGCCACAACGGCGCGGGCAAGACCACCCTGCTGCGCACCGCCGTCGGGCTGATCGGCGCCACATCCGGCGAGATCCGGTTCGACGGGGAGAACATCACCAGGTACTCCCCCTCCAAGCGGGTCAAGCGCGGCATCGCCTACGTCCCGCAGGGGCAGCAGAGTTTTCCCCAGCTGACCACAGCCGAGAACCTGCAGGTGGTCGCCGACGGTCGCAAGCGCGGCAAGGCGCTGATCGAGCAATCCCTCGACCTGTTCCCCGCGCTGCGCGAACTGCTCACCCGCAAGGCCGGTCTGCTCTCCGGCGGCCAGCGCCAGCAGCTGGCGATCGCGCGCGCGCTGATCACCGAGCCGAAGCTGCTGATCCTGGACGAGCCGACCGAGGGCATCCAGCCGTCGGTGGTGGCCGAGATCGAACGCACCATCATCGATCTCACCCGTCGCGGTGGGCTCAGCGTGCTGCTCGTCGAACAGCACATCGGCTTCGCCCTGCAGGCCGCGCAGCGCTACTACGTGCTGGAATCGGGCAGAGTGACGTCGAGTGGCGAAGGCGGCAAGGGCGCGGAAACCGCGGTGCGCGCCGCGATGGCGATCTGA
- a CDS encoding carboxymuconolactone decarboxylase family protein encodes MTWRTPATSASRARIAPGRFRELGPVNWLVWQVLSRAAGTRDAQLFSTLGRTRGLFRGWLHFSGKLMPGGKLSRHESELVILRVAHLRSCDYETDHHIRLGKRAGVTPAILEQVRIGPADPAWSDKRRALLTAVDQLVTTRDIDDAAWAELSTHYDERRLIEIVLLANQYEGLASTITALRIQRDQF; translated from the coding sequence ATGACCTGGAGAACACCGGCGACATCCGCATCACGGGCCCGCATCGCTCCGGGCCGGTTTCGCGAGCTGGGCCCGGTCAACTGGCTTGTCTGGCAGGTTCTTTCACGCGCCGCGGGCACCAGGGACGCCCAGCTGTTCAGCACCCTGGGTCGCACCAGGGGCCTGTTCCGCGGCTGGCTGCATTTCTCGGGCAAGCTCATGCCCGGCGGCAAGCTCTCGCGCCACGAGTCCGAACTCGTCATCCTCCGCGTCGCGCACCTACGCTCCTGCGATTACGAGACCGACCACCACATCCGCCTGGGCAAGCGCGCGGGCGTCACCCCGGCGATCCTCGAGCAGGTGCGCATCGGCCCCGCCGACCCGGCGTGGTCGGACAAGCGCCGAGCCCTGCTGACCGCGGTCGACCAGCTGGTGACCACCCGCGACATCGACGATGCCGCCTGGGCCGAGCTGTCCACGCACTACGACGAGCGCAGGCTCATCGAGATCGTGCTCCTGGCCAACCAGTACGAGGGCCTGGCCTCGACCATCACCGCACTGCGCATCCAGCGCGACCAGTTCTGA
- a CDS encoding NERD domain-containing protein, whose amino-acid sequence MLVSIRPEAELSAAEREFVDCLRALRTTCLTLVDVRVDRGNRRVDAVLITPRGITVAEVRGFRRRQSGILSARAGGPWKISGEPVDLDDESSPSEELEHGVYAVRTTLERALLDPGHVCGFVALLPYRGVVVRPARTNLRPGLDVVVANATDTAEFRSYIENFGDEPTVWDVDRVLGAVDALDVGEGLSRADLRADGFDDRNPGGREPRRRTAAPAAVAPPPAASGPVVSSESEPVVPSESEPVVPSDPEPVVPSDPEPVVPSDPEPSEPMPIPSASSFPGSSAADATFATEPERTASGAIPMPAPPEATPSAAAMPPPPPSEPAAASRLSDSPAPEAEPAPEDRTASGAIPMAAAPVSPHASASEPAEDVPDAVDPGAHARQVFSPADSPTAPESGPSPESTQPPVYVPPPTPGAPPPPPPGGTTAVAAPPPPPPGSGPTAAAAPPPPPPGSGPTGASAPPPPGFEEVPTDPMPAGPGTTSRPGRLNPLPPESLAPPFPVQQPPAPNPQSRLRSSLAWVVLAVAGLGLLAVLVVIVTAQTTDDGVSEPGTSSTRIPGTVTVEPTTTPPGPNACFPFQTDC is encoded by the coding sequence ATGTTGGTGAGTATCAGGCCGGAGGCGGAATTGTCCGCGGCCGAAAGAGAATTCGTGGACTGCCTCCGTGCGTTGCGGACCACCTGTCTGACGCTTGTCGACGTGCGGGTGGATCGCGGCAACCGACGGGTCGACGCCGTGCTCATCACCCCGCGCGGCATCACGGTCGCCGAGGTGAGGGGGTTCCGGCGTCGCCAGAGCGGCATCCTGAGCGCGCGTGCGGGCGGACCGTGGAAGATCAGCGGGGAACCGGTGGATCTCGACGACGAATCCTCGCCGTCGGAGGAGCTCGAACACGGCGTCTACGCGGTGCGCACCACGCTGGAACGCGCGTTGCTCGACCCCGGCCACGTCTGTGGATTCGTCGCGCTGCTGCCCTACCGCGGTGTCGTGGTCCGGCCCGCGCGCACGAACCTTCGGCCCGGGCTCGACGTGGTCGTCGCCAATGCCACCGACACCGCGGAATTCCGTTCCTACATCGAGAACTTCGGCGACGAACCGACGGTCTGGGATGTCGACCGGGTACTCGGCGCGGTCGACGCGCTCGACGTGGGGGAGGGGCTCTCGCGCGCGGATCTGCGAGCCGACGGATTCGACGATCGCAACCCCGGCGGGCGCGAGCCACGTCGGCGAACCGCCGCCCCGGCGGCCGTCGCGCCGCCTCCAGCTGCCTCGGGCCCCGTCGTGTCGTCCGAGTCGGAGCCCGTGGTGCCGTCTGAGTCGGAGCCCGTGGTGCCGTCCGACCCCGAACCCGTCGTGCCGTCCGACCCCGAACCCGTCGTGCCGTCCGACCCGGAACCCTCTGAGCCGATGCCGATCCCCTCGGCTTCGTCCTTCCCGGGCTCGTCCGCAGCTGATGCGACCTTCGCGACCGAGCCGGAGCGGACAGCTTCAGGGGCCATCCCGATGCCCGCACCGCCCGAGGCGACGCCGAGCGCAGCTGCGATGCCGCCGCCACCGCCCTCCGAGCCCGCGGCGGCATCCCGACTATCGGACTCCCCGGCGCCGGAGGCGGAGCCCGCGCCGGAGGATCGGACGGCCTCCGGCGCTATCCCGATGGCGGCGGCACCCGTATCCCCCCATGCCTCCGCATCCGAGCCTGCCGAGGATGTTCCCGATGCTGTCGACCCGGGAGCGCATGCCCGCCAGGTGTTCTCGCCCGCCGATTCGCCAACGGCTCCGGAGTCCGGGCCGTCACCGGAATCGACACAGCCGCCGGTGTACGTGCCCCCGCCCACCCCCGGTGCCCCTCCGCCTCCGCCGCCGGGTGGGACCACGGCCGTGGCGGCGCCTCCGCCTCCGCCGCCAGGCTCCGGGCCCACGGCCGCGGCAGCCCCACCGCCTCCGCCGCCGGGCTCCGGGCCCACCGGCGCCTCCGCCCCACCGCCCCCGGGATTCGAGGAGGTGCCCACGGATCCGATGCCCGCAGGCCCGGGGACGACCTCCCGTCCCGGACGGTTGAATCCGCTGCCGCCGGAATCCTTGGCTCCGCCGTTTCCCGTGCAACAACCCCCGGCCCCGAATCCGCAGTCGCGTCTGCGGAGTTCCCTCGCCTGGGTGGTGCTGGCGGTCGCCGGGCTCGGCCTGCTCGCGGTGCTCGTCGTCATCGTGACCGCGCAGACGACCGACGACGGCGTGTCGGAACCGGGCACGAGTTCCACGCGCATCCCGGGCACGGTCACCGTGGAGCCGACCACGACCCCGCCCGGGCCGAACGCCTGCTTCCCCTTCCAGACCGACTGCTGA
- a CDS encoding DUF1353 domain-containing protein: MEITVEEEGGPFYSVVGDDLDHARWTTDLTIQMVRDLDENGRERFRLSRRIGYVDPEIGRIVVPKDLTWTTDLTSVPSFLTWLVPKTGSHLPAAILHDGLVMAKNEPDSYHAGRKIYRDEADRVFRDAMIATGTPTIRAWLVWAAVTAATMFHGTQVDWSAPRRWYYFGALCVTAGLIVVLGVLSTLDVLGVANIRLSGLVIGVPKVPWIGDGWPGLLGGFAGSVVIPLVLGTLWGRFRVAGWILGPITAILLLAVLPIVFLAALYWAAEMLYRLHPLLVRVATGAGVLVVFMGFVFALIAW; the protein is encoded by the coding sequence ATGGAGATCACGGTCGAGGAAGAGGGCGGGCCGTTCTACAGCGTCGTCGGTGACGACCTCGACCATGCGAGGTGGACGACGGATCTCACCATCCAGATGGTCCGAGACCTCGATGAAAACGGGCGCGAGCGGTTCCGGTTGTCGCGCCGGATCGGCTATGTCGACCCGGAGATCGGCCGGATCGTGGTGCCGAAGGACCTGACGTGGACCACCGATCTCACGTCGGTCCCGTCCTTCCTGACCTGGCTGGTGCCGAAGACCGGATCGCACCTTCCCGCGGCGATCCTGCATGACGGCCTGGTCATGGCGAAGAACGAGCCGGACAGCTATCACGCCGGGCGCAAAATCTACCGGGACGAGGCCGACCGCGTCTTCCGTGACGCGATGATCGCCACCGGCACACCGACCATCCGCGCCTGGCTGGTCTGGGCCGCGGTCACCGCCGCCACCATGTTCCACGGCACTCAGGTCGACTGGAGTGCGCCGCGCAGGTGGTACTACTTCGGCGCGCTGTGCGTCACGGCGGGACTGATCGTCGTGCTCGGCGTGCTTTCGACGCTGGACGTGCTGGGTGTCGCGAACATTCGGCTGAGCGGTCTCGTGATCGGCGTGCCGAAGGTGCCGTGGATCGGTGACGGCTGGCCGGGGCTGCTGGGCGGATTCGCGGGCAGCGTCGTGATCCCGCTCGTGTTGGGCACCCTGTGGGGAAGATTCCGCGTCGCGGGGTGGATTCTCGGCCCGATCACGGCGATCCTGCTGCTCGCCGTGTTGCCGATCGTGTTCCTGGCCGCCCTGTACTGGGCCGCCGAGATGCTCTATCGCCTCCATCCCTTGCTGGTTCGGGTGGCGACAGGTGCCGGGGTGCTCGTCGTGTTCATGGGGTTCGTCTTCGCTCTGATCGCTTGGTGA
- a CDS encoding GntR family transcriptional regulator, which produces MTRRRRVPLGEQVYHQLRHDLATGAVVPTERLSEERLAGAYGVSRTPVREALTRLQADGLIERHPDGLYPYRPRLEDLDDLFELRVTLEARGIERVTGPRAVSGAPRAHDLDEVRAQLRHWRRMRESPPVPSLSLLTEDERFHTALLAAAGNIALADALASVHVRLRPVRILDLPTPERITQMIAEHITIAEHVLAGEPEIALSVLISHIESSRSHVLTRTGHALEMAELGRAVRD; this is translated from the coding sequence ATGACGCGCCGGCGCCGGGTGCCGCTGGGGGAACAGGTCTATCACCAGCTGCGCCACGATCTGGCCACCGGTGCCGTCGTGCCCACCGAACGGCTCAGCGAGGAACGCCTCGCCGGGGCCTACGGCGTCTCCCGCACACCCGTGCGCGAGGCACTGACCCGCTTGCAGGCCGACGGCCTGATCGAGCGCCACCCGGACGGCCTGTACCCCTACCGCCCGCGCCTGGAGGATCTCGACGACCTCTTCGAACTGCGAGTCACGCTGGAGGCCAGGGGTATCGAGCGCGTCACCGGGCCCCGTGCGGTGTCCGGCGCACCCCGCGCCCACGACCTCGACGAGGTCCGTGCCCAGCTGCGGCACTGGCGCCGCATGCGCGAGTCTCCGCCCGTGCCGAGCCTGAGCCTGCTCACCGAGGACGAACGCTTCCACACCGCCCTGCTCGCCGCCGCGGGCAACATCGCACTGGCCGATGCTCTGGCCTCCGTGCACGTCCGCCTGCGCCCGGTCCGCATCCTGGATCTGCCCACCCCGGAACGCATCACCCAGATGATCGCCGAGCACATCACCATCGCCGAGCACGTGCTGGCCGGTGAACCCGAGATCGCCCTGTCCGTGCTGATCTCCCATATCGAATCGTCGCGATCGCACGTGCTGACCCGCACCGGCCACGCACTCGAAATGGCCGAACTCGGCCGGGCCGTACGGGATTGA
- a CDS encoding antibiotic biosynthesis monooxygenase family protein, translated as MITEHVVLPVVPGREEDFEAAFAQARTIIESMPGFLRLTLSRSIESPSNYLLLVDWERLEDHTEGFRLSPEFQRWKELLHHFYDPFPTVEHFHQIA; from the coding sequence GTGATCACCGAACACGTAGTGCTGCCTGTCGTCCCCGGCCGCGAAGAGGATTTCGAGGCCGCCTTCGCCCAGGCCCGCACCATCATCGAATCCATGCCCGGCTTCCTGCGCCTGACCCTCTCGCGCTCCATCGAATCCCCCAGCAACTACTTGCTTCTGGTCGACTGGGAACGCCTCGAAGACCACACCGAAGGCTTCCGCCTCTCCCCTGAATTCCAGCGCTGGAAGGAACTCCTCCACCACTTCTACGACCCGTTCCCCACTGTCGAGCACTTCCACCAGATCGCCTGA
- the urtB gene encoding urea ABC transporter permease subunit UrtB: MDVLVGQLFTGLSLGSILLLAALGLSLTFGQMGVINMAHGEFIMAGCYTTYVVQKVFTSAGVSLFVALIIGFLVGGALGAVLEMGLIRWMYDRPLDTLLVTFGVGLVLQQLARDIFGAPAKNVLVPEFLSGGVEIMGAVVPKTRIFILVLAIVAVTVLATMLKATPLGRRIRAVVQNRGLAETSGVSSRFTDIGTFFIGSGLAGVAGVALTLIGSTSPTIGQSYLIDAFLVVVIGGLGQIKGTVIAAFALGLLNSFIEYSTTASIAKVIVFVIIVIVLQVRPQGLFTVRTRSLA, translated from the coding sequence GTGGATGTACTTGTCGGACAACTCTTCACCGGATTGAGCCTCGGCTCGATTCTGCTGCTCGCCGCACTCGGTCTGTCGCTGACCTTCGGTCAGATGGGCGTGATCAACATGGCCCACGGGGAATTCATCATGGCCGGTTGCTACACGACCTACGTCGTGCAGAAAGTGTTCACCTCCGCGGGGGTGTCGCTGTTCGTGGCGCTGATCATCGGATTCCTCGTCGGCGGCGCGCTGGGCGCGGTGCTGGAGATGGGGTTGATCCGCTGGATGTACGACCGGCCGCTGGACACGCTGCTGGTGACATTCGGTGTGGGCCTGGTTCTGCAGCAGCTGGCCCGCGACATCTTCGGCGCACCCGCCAAGAACGTGCTGGTGCCCGAATTCCTCAGCGGCGGCGTCGAGATCATGGGCGCCGTCGTTCCGAAGACGCGAATCTTCATCCTGGTGCTGGCGATCGTCGCGGTGACGGTGCTCGCGACGATGCTGAAGGCGACGCCGCTGGGCAGGCGGATCAGGGCCGTGGTGCAGAACCGCGGCCTGGCCGAGACCAGCGGCGTGTCCAGCCGTTTCACCGATATCGGCACCTTCTTCATCGGTTCCGGCCTCGCCGGTGTGGCCGGTGTGGCGCTGACATTGATCGGCTCGACCAGCCCGACCATCGGACAGAGCTATCTGATCGACGCCTTCCTGGTGGTCGTGATCGGTGGCCTCGGGCAGATCAAGGGCACGGTCATCGCGGCCTTCGCCCTCGGCCTGCTCAATTCCTTCATCGAGTACTCGACCACCGCCTCGATCGCGAAGGTGATCGTCTTCGTGATCATCGTGATCGTGCTGCAGGTCCGCCCGCAGGGTCTGTTCACGGTCCGGACAAGGAGCCTGGCGTGA